A stretch of Aedes aegypti strain LVP_AGWG chromosome 2, AaegL5.0 Primary Assembly, whole genome shotgun sequence DNA encodes these proteins:
- the LOC110676959 gene encoding histidine-rich glycoprotein, producing the protein MASAKVIFLFVVVICAVLVAEARPHEKEEEWKHGGGKEHHSEEHSSHGEKGDKGHKHDEEHEEGKKGHHDKEGHKKEYHDEGGHKKKHHDEGGYHKESNKGEKGEKGHKFEESGSFKKGHSTKGHHEIHKLDEFKKEKKFFDEDHDEAFDEKFGDFKEEHGYKKGGHEKKGHKKAGHHEDHYGKKGKKKKGSHHHDHVGHKDEHGHDEHWNHKEHFGKKGGKDHHKKWGHKKGHH; encoded by the coding sequence ATGGCATCAGCCAAAGTGATTTTTCTGTTCGTGGTTGTAATTTGTGCTGTGCTGGTGGCTGAAGCTAGACCTCACGAAAAGGAGGAAGAATGGAAACATGGCGGAGGCAAGGAACATCACTCAGAGGAGCACTCATCTCATGGGGAAAAGGGTGATAAAGGTCACAAACACGATGAGGAGCACGAGGAAGGCAAGAAAGGCCATCACGACAAGGAAGGACACAAGAAAGAATACCACGACGAGGGAGGGCACAAGAAGAAACATCACGACGAGGGAGGATACCACAAAGAAAGCAATAAAGGCGAAAAGGGTGAAAAAGGTCACAAGTTTGAGGAGAGCGGTAGCTTCAAGAAGGGACATTCAACGAAAGGCCATCACGAGATTCACAAGCTAGACGAGTTCAAAAAGgaaaagaaattctttgatgaAGATCACGATGAGGCTTTCGATGAGAAGTTTGGAGACTTTAAGGAGGAACATGGGTACAAGAAGGGAGGCCATGAAAAGAAGGGACACAAAAAAGCGGGACATCATGAAGACCACTACGGGAAAAagggaaagaagaagaagggatcTCACCATCACGATCACGTTGGACACAAGGATGAACATGGTCACGATGAACACTGGAACCACAAAGAACATTTCGGCAAAAAGGGTGGCAAGGACCATCACAAAAAGTGGGGACATAAAAAAGGTCACCACTGA